Genomic segment of Candidatus Limnocylindrales bacterium:
TTAACTGCATTGGAGGAACTGAAATCTGAAAAAGCCGTAGATTCTCTTATCTGGATTCTGCTGCAGGAGAAGAATTTAAGATGGGGAGCATTGTCGGCTCTCAAGAAACTTAAATCCAAAAGGGCTATCGAACCGATTATCCAGATCTTGAAGGATGAAAATGCAGGGATACGTGGGGAAGCAGCAACGGTTCTGGGAGAACTCTGTGCAAACGCTCCACCGGGGTATCCAACTTGCGAGAAGGCAGTAATGCCCCTTATAGAAGGGCTTAAAGATAAAAATGAATGGGTTCGAGGTCATATGATCACCGCCCTGGGGAATTTAAAGTCAAAGACGGCCACGGAACCTCTCCAGAAAATGTTAAACGATCAAGATTTCCAGATCCAGGAGAAAATTGCCTTTGCTTTAACCCAGATAGATGCCGAGATGGGAATCTCTCTGCTGGATCATAGATCCATCTGGGTGGTTAAGGGAGCCTCAGAAGCCCTGGCCCAGATCGGCGATGAAAAAACCCTGGAAGCTTTAAAGAGCCTGGCTGTAGAGCAAAAATTTAACGGAAAAATTTATTATATCTCTATCTCCGATCTTATGGAAAGAATCCAATGGCGACTAAAAGAGGAGAAAATTCGGGATGATAAAAATAAAAACTAAAAGAATTTTTAACCAGGTTCCAAAGTCCAGTCGGATTACCATCCCATCTGAAAAAACAAGCCTGGGGCAGGATTGCAAGGAAATTCTGGCCCATCGACAGATTATTAAAAATTTTGTGGGTCGGGACCTTAAAATTAAATACCAAAGATCCATTTTGGGTTTCTTCTGGACCTTACTTAACCCTTTATTAATGGTGGTTATCTATACCCTGGTCTTTTCAAAAATCCTTCAATTTAACATCCCTTTTTATCCGATTTTTATTTTAAGCGGTCTTTTGCCCTGGAATTTCTTTTCTCAATCCCTATCCATGGGTTCTAGATCTATAACAGATAATTCGGGTCTCATCAACCAGGTTTCTTTCCCCCTCGAAATCCTGACCCTCAGTACCATTTTATCTATCCTTGTGGATTTTATTGTGGAATTAGGACTCCTGATGGGTATCCTTTTCATTATGGATTGGAATTTAAGTCCTGCCATGTTATTCTTACCGATTCTGATCGTTATAGAATTTATCCTAATTCTGGGTATCTCGTTGATACTGGCCACTTTAAATGTGTTTTTTAGAGATGTTCAGCATATTATTTCCATCTTGTTGACCGCCTGGTTCTTCCTGACCCCTATATTCTATACCTTTGAATCGGTTCCACCTCCGTACAGGCCTCTTTATAAGTTAAATCCCATGGCGGGGATTATTGCCGCCTTCAGGGATATTCTCTACTATGATCGCTTCCCCGCGCTCGATTTTCTAATTTATCCGGGTATCGTGTCGCTGGTGACCTTCCTGGCCGGTTATTTGATTTTTAAAGGTTTCAAAGGAGTTTTTCCCGAAGAAGCTTAAAGGAGTAAGGTACCTTCCATGAAAGTGGTAGAATGCAGTCATCTTTCTAAGAGATTTAAAATCTATAAACGAAAACAAAACACCTTGAATGGATTTTTTGTGAATCTTTTTCATCCAAATTCCTATGAATACTTTTGGGCTTTAAAGGATATAAGTTTTTCCGTCTCTCAAGGAGAAACCTTCGGGATTATTGGCCGAAACGGTTGCGGGAAGACAACTTTGTTTAAAATTATTTCACGAATTTTACCTCCAACCACAGGGACCCTTTCGATAGAAGGAAAAGTTTCTGCCCTGTTAGCTTTAGGAGCAGGTTTCCATGGAGAGTTAACGGGACGGGAAAATATTTATTTAAACGGGTCAATTCTGGGATTATCAAAAAAGGAAATCGATCAGAAAATCGAAGCCATTATTGATTTTGCAGAAATTGTCCGGCCCTTTATCGATACCCAGATTAAGCACTATTCCTCAGGGATGTATCTACGATTGGCTTTTGCAGTTGCCCTGAGTGTTAATCCCGATATCCTTCTGTTGGATGAGATTTTGGGAGTTGGTGATGCCGCATTTTGGTATAAGTGTTTTGATAAAATCACCGAATTTCGGGATCAGGGAAAAACTCTTCTTCTTATCTCCCACGATCTGAGTTTGATGGAATATTTATGCCATCGGGTT
This window contains:
- a CDS encoding ABC transporter permease, which produces MIKIKTKRIFNQVPKSSRITIPSEKTSLGQDCKEILAHRQIIKNFVGRDLKIKYQRSILGFFWTLLNPLLMVVIYTLVFSKILQFNIPFYPIFILSGLLPWNFFSQSLSMGSRSITDNSGLINQVSFPLEILTLSTILSILVDFIVELGLLMGILFIMDWNLSPAMLFLPILIVIEFILILGISLILATLNVFFRDVQHIISILLTAWFFLTPIFYTFESVPPPYRPLYKLNPMAGIIAAFRDILYYDRFPALDFLIYPGIVSLVTFLAGYLIFKGFKGVFPEEA
- a CDS encoding ABC transporter ATP-binding protein, which gives rise to MKVVECSHLSKRFKIYKRKQNTLNGFFVNLFHPNSYEYFWALKDISFSVSQGETFGIIGRNGCGKTTLFKIISRILPPTTGTLSIEGKVSALLALGAGFHGELTGRENIYLNGSILGLSKKEIDQKIEAIIDFAEIVRPFIDTQIKHYSSGMYLRLAFAVALSVNPDILLLDEILGVGDAAFWYKCFDKITEFRDQGKTLLLISHDLSLMEYLCHRVIWIDEGVLKEEGPAKEVIDHYRQAVVPK